Proteins co-encoded in one Cupriavidus taiwanensis genomic window:
- a CDS encoding TonB-dependent receptor: MALAVWAVLMGPAVAAAEPLEAPAPLQEVVVSASPERGDTPAIPPNTPSPAYGIRSTRMADFNVVNTEDALKYAPNLAVRKRFIGDMNSIISVRSTSSRQSARGLVYADGLLLSNLLGSDFSFPPRWSLVNAAEIERMDVLYGPYSALYPGNSLGATVLITTRTPEQFEGDASVQLFTQRFGLYGTHDNFNGVHANAYVGDRAGAFSWLVSVDRQDSKSQPLSFYTASRSSRPAGAADTPVSGAYFDQDQSGRDRVVMGVNSEGVTHTVQDQLKLKLGYDITSTLQAQFTAAYWQQDRSNATGSYLRDAGGNVVSAGPVNIGGYQYVIPANAFAPGNGEDARWLYGLSLRTRNQTGWNFSGVASLFDVSKDVSRSASTVGNGPGTVTYGDGTGWRTLDLKADYRPQRLQGGHWVTFGYHYDNYRLSNTTYDTSDWRAATITAFNNAFTGKTETQALYAQDAWYFAEDWKLIPGVRYEHWRAYDGSRSQAGVAIGYPVRSESNWSPKLALEKAFGQDWLGRLSLGQAYRYPTVSELFQGRITGTALINNDPNLRPERSFSKDLTFERTVDASNFRVSLYEDDIRDALVSQTNTTVFPTVTSFQNVDRVRTRGIELAYDGRDVLVRGFDLSASGAYNHSKTLENANNPASVGKYFYRIPKWRANLAGTYRFTPAWAGTLAMTYSGRQYNTLDNSDTNPDTFGGTSTFLTFDVKVTYKPARNVRLGVGIDNLTDQRYYVYHPYPGRTFYAEAKLSF, translated from the coding sequence ATGGCATTGGCCGTTTGGGCGGTGCTGATGGGCCCCGCCGTGGCCGCCGCCGAGCCGCTGGAGGCGCCCGCGCCTCTGCAGGAGGTGGTGGTATCGGCCAGTCCGGAACGCGGCGACACGCCGGCGATCCCGCCCAACACGCCGTCGCCGGCCTACGGCATCCGCAGTACCCGCATGGCCGACTTCAACGTGGTCAATACGGAAGACGCGCTCAAGTACGCCCCCAATCTTGCCGTGCGCAAGCGCTTTATCGGCGATATGAATTCGATCATCTCGGTGCGCAGCACCAGTTCGCGCCAGTCGGCGCGCGGGCTGGTCTATGCCGACGGCCTGCTGCTGTCGAACCTGCTGGGTTCGGACTTCAGCTTTCCGCCGCGCTGGTCGCTGGTCAATGCCGCCGAGATCGAGCGCATGGATGTGCTGTACGGCCCGTATTCGGCGCTGTATCCCGGCAATTCGCTGGGCGCGACGGTGCTGATCACCACCCGCACGCCGGAGCAGTTCGAGGGCGATGCCAGCGTGCAGCTGTTCACGCAGCGTTTCGGCCTGTATGGCACCCATGACAACTTCAACGGCGTGCATGCCAACGCCTATGTCGGCGACCGCGCGGGCGCGTTCTCGTGGCTGGTCAGCGTGGACCGGCAGGACAGCAAGAGCCAGCCGCTGAGCTTCTATACCGCGTCGCGCTCGAGCCGGCCCGCGGGTGCGGCGGACACGCCGGTCTCGGGCGCCTACTTCGACCAGGACCAGAGCGGCCGCGACCGCGTGGTGATGGGCGTGAACAGCGAGGGCGTCACGCACACGGTGCAGGACCAGCTCAAGCTCAAGCTCGGCTACGACATCACCAGCACGCTGCAGGCCCAGTTCACCGCGGCCTACTGGCAGCAGGACCGCTCCAATGCCACCGGCAGCTACCTGCGCGATGCCGGCGGCAACGTGGTCTCGGCCGGCCCGGTGAATATCGGTGGCTACCAATACGTGATTCCAGCCAACGCCTTTGCGCCGGGCAACGGCGAGGACGCACGCTGGCTCTATGGGCTGTCGCTGCGCACGCGCAACCAGACCGGCTGGAACTTCTCCGGTGTGGCCTCGCTGTTCGATGTCAGCAAGGACGTGAGCCGCAGCGCCAGCACCGTCGGCAATGGCCCGGGCACGGTGACCTATGGCGACGGCACCGGCTGGCGCACGCTCGACCTGAAGGCCGACTACCGCCCGCAGCGCCTGCAAGGCGGACACTGGGTCACCTTCGGCTACCACTATGACAACTACCGGCTGAGCAACACCACCTACGACACCTCGGACTGGCGCGCGGCCACCATCACCGCCTTCAACAATGCCTTCACCGGCAAGACCGAGACCCAGGCGCTCTATGCGCAGGATGCCTGGTACTTTGCCGAGGACTGGAAGCTGATTCCCGGCGTGCGCTACGAGCACTGGCGCGCCTATGACGGCAGCCGCAGCCAGGCCGGCGTGGCGATCGGCTATCCGGTGCGCAGCGAATCCAACTGGTCACCCAAGCTGGCGCTGGAGAAGGCATTCGGGCAGGACTGGCTGGGCCGGCTGTCGTTGGGCCAGGCCTACCGCTACCCCACCGTCAGCGAGCTGTTCCAGGGCCGCATCACCGGCACGGCGCTGATCAACAACGACCCCAACCTGCGGCCGGAACGATCGTTCTCGAAGGACCTGACCTTCGAGCGCACGGTCGATGCCTCGAATTTCCGGGTCTCGCTGTACGAGGACGATATCCGCGATGCGCTGGTCAGCCAGACCAACACCACGGTATTCCCCACCGTCACCAGTTTCCAGAACGTGGACCGGGTGCGCACGCGCGGCATCGAGCTGGCCTATGACGGGCGCGACGTGCTGGTGCGCGGCTTCGACCTGTCGGCCAGCGGCGCCTACAACCATTCGAAGACGCTGGAGAACGCCAACAACCCGGCCTCGGTGGGCAAGTATTTTTACCGCATCCCGAAGTGGCGCGCCAACCTGGCGGGCACCTATCGCTTCACGCCGGCTTGGGCCGGCACGCTGGCGATGACCTATTCGGGCCGGCAGTACAATACGCTCGACAATTCGGATACCAACCCCGACACCTTCGGTGGCACCAGCACCTTCCTGACCTTCGACGTCAAGGTGACCTACAAGCCAGCGCGCAATGTGCGGCTCGGGGTTGGCATCGACAACCTCACCGACCAGCGCTATTACGTCTACCACCCGTATCCGGGCCGGACGTTCTACGCCGAGGCAAAACTTTCCTTCTGA